AGCGCATGACGACGACCTTCCCGATCCGGTGCCGACCACACCGGCACGGATGCCACGCTCGCACGCGGGGTACGTCGCCGGCACCGTACCGCCGGATCGAAGCACGGTCGCCGGGTTTGTGTCCCCGGCACATGGCCGCCGGCTACCGTGCTGAATAGCCTGGTAGACGCGGTAGTACAGACTTTTCGGCAACTGGAGGTTCCTGTGGCGACCGGCCTGACCCACGCCCGATGGACGCACGTGGCACTGCCCACCGGCGACCTCGACAAGGCCATCTCGTTCTACACCTCGCTCACCCCGCTGGTGGTGGTCGAGCGGTTCGCCGACGCCGACGGTGAAAGCGTCTGGCTCTCCAACGACAAGCAGGTCGAGACGCCGTTCGTGCTGGTGCTGGTGTCGTTCAACAAGGACAAGGGCGGCCAGCTCGGGCTGCTGCACCCGTTCGCGCACATCGGCATCGAGGTGCCGAACCGCTCCGACGTCGACGAGATCGCCGATCGCGCCCGCGAGCTGGGCTGCCTGCACTGGGAGCCCCGGCAGATGCCGCCGCCGGTCGGCTACATCTGCGCGTTGAAGGACCCGGACGGCAACGTCATCGAGATCTCCCACGACCAGCAGGTGTTCGACACCGTACGGCGGCTGTGGGCCTGACCGACGAGCGCACCCGCGAGGCGGTGCTGCGCTACCTGGCCGCGCTCAACGCGCGGGACGCCGACGCGGTCGCCGGCTGCGTCAGCGTCGGCTTCGTCAACGAGCACACCGCCGCGTTGGGGCGTACCGTCACCGGCCGGGCCACGTACCGGGCCCGACTGGACGGGTTCCTGGCCGAGTTTGCCGACCTGCGCTACGAGGTCGAGGAGCTGCTGGTCGACGCCGACCGGGCGGCGGTGGCGTACCGGATGTCGTTCCGGCTGGTGTCGGCCGGCAAGGCACCGGTACGCATCCGGGGCATGTTCCGCTTCCGGGTGGACGTCGACGGGCTGATCGCGCATCGGGTCGACTACTGGGACAGCGCCGAGGTGCACCGGCAGATCGCCGCCGCCAGCTGATCCCGGCCCGGGGGTGGGTAGAGTGGCGCCGTGGTGGTCACGGGGCGACCGGCGAGCGCGACCGACGAGGTGACCGGCGACGGGCCGGCCATCCAGACGGTGCAGCGCGCCGCGACGATCCTGCGGGCGTTCACCGTCGAGCGACCCCGGCTCACCCTGGCCGAGCTCACCGCTGATCTGGCCATCAGCCGGGCCACCGCGCACCGGTACGCGCGGGCGTTGCGGGCCGCCAACCTGTTGCGCTTCGACGTCGCTACCGCCACCTACACTCTCGGCCCGCAGATCCTGGCGATGGAGGCGGCGGCCCGCGCCGCGCTGCCGATCGTCACCGCAGCCGAGCCTTATCTTGATCGGCTGACCCGGGCGACCAATCTGACGTCGGTGCTCAGCGTCTGGAACGGCGAGGCGCCGACGGTGGTCCGCTGCATGGACAACACCAGCGGCGACGTCCGGCTCAGCGTCCGTACCGGCTCGCCGTTGGACCTGACCCGGTCGGCGCAGGGCCGGGTCTTCTGCGCGTTCCTGCCGCCGGGGGAGAACCCGGTGGTGGCCCGGCAGTTGCGGTTGTCGGCCGCGCTGCGGGAGGTGGTCGCGCAGGTCCGCCGGGACGGCGTCGCGGTCAACTCGCCGGAGGATTTCGGGGTACGGGTGATCGCCGCCCCGGTGTTCGAACGGACCCAGGTGGTGGCCGCGCTCGCGGTGCTGGGCACCAGTGTGGCGTTGGGCGGCGCGGCGGAGACCGCCGCGGCGGACACGCTGCGGCGGTTGTCCGGTGAGCTGTCCGAGGCGCTCGGCGCGATCGCCGGTTAGCTGGCGCGACATCCGGTCAGCGGCTGCCGTTGCCGTTGCCGCCCTGACCCCGGCCGCTGCCCTGGCTCCGGCCGTTGCCGTTGCCGTCCGGACCGCCGGCGACGCTGCCCAGCTCGGCGGTGACCACGCCGGCGGTCCGTTGCAGGGCGGCGGCCAGCGGGCTGTCCGTACCCTCCGGCACCGACGTGGTGGTGCCGACGATCGCCATCGCGGCGATCAGCGTCTGGCCCCGGAAGATCGGCGCGGCGATGCTGCGGACCCCGTTGACCGACGGGGTGTTGGCGGAAATGCCGGTCCGCCGGATCTTGTCGACCTCGTGGCGCAGCTCGGCCGAGGCGGCCAGGTCGGCGGCGAGTCCGGGTACGTCGTCGGCCGGCAGGAAGGCGCAGAAGACCCGGCCCTGGGCGGATTCGGTGCGCGACAGCCGGGAGCCGGTGCGGACGCTGACCCGGATCACCCGGTCGGTGTTGTCGTCGGCGCGGACCACCACCGCCGTGTCGCCGTCCCAGACGCTGAGCACCACGGTTTCGTCGACCTCGCGGACCAGCTGCTGCATGTGCGGCCCGGCGATGCTGATCACCGGCATCGCGGCGCGGGCGGCGGCGGACAGGGTGAGGATCTGCGGGCCGAGGGAGTAGAGGCCCTCTCGTTCGTCGTAGCGCAGCAGGTTGCTCTCCCGCAGCGCTTTGGTGTAGCGGTGCGCGGTGGCCTTGCTGGTGCCGAGGCTGGCTGTCAGCTCGTTGAGGCTCAGCCGGGGGCGGGCGGCGGTGAACGCGTTGAGGATCACCGCGGCGCGCTGCACGGTCTGGATCGCCGGCGTGCTCGGCTCGACCGCCGCCGAAGGGCTCGGCTCGACCGAGGGGCTGTCATCCGCCATCTGGCTTTCCTAACGGGAGGCGGGGCACGCACGGCGGGCGAAGCGTCGGGTGGAGCGTCGAGGATGCCGTA
The sequence above is a segment of the Solwaraspora sp. WMMD406 genome. Coding sequences within it:
- a CDS encoding nuclear transport factor 2 family protein; the protein is MGLTDERTREAVLRYLAALNARDADAVAGCVSVGFVNEHTAALGRTVTGRATYRARLDGFLAEFADLRYEVEELLVDADRAAVAYRMSFRLVSAGKAPVRIRGMFRFRVDVDGLIAHRVDYWDSAEVHRQIAAAS
- a CDS encoding IclR family transcriptional regulator, coding for MADDSPSVEPSPSAAVEPSTPAIQTVQRAAVILNAFTAARPRLSLNELTASLGTSKATAHRYTKALRESNLLRYDEREGLYSLGPQILTLSAAARAAMPVISIAGPHMQQLVREVDETVVLSVWDGDTAVVVRADDNTDRVIRVSVRTGSRLSRTESAQGRVFCAFLPADDVPGLAADLAASAELRHEVDKIRRTGISANTPSVNGVRSIAAPIFRGQTLIAAMAIVGTTTSVPEGTDSPLAAALQRTAGVVTAELGSVAGGPDGNGNGRSQGSGRGQGGNGNGSR
- a CDS encoding VOC family protein, with protein sequence MATGLTHARWTHVALPTGDLDKAISFYTSLTPLVVVERFADADGESVWLSNDKQVETPFVLVLVSFNKDKGGQLGLLHPFAHIGIEVPNRSDVDEIADRARELGCLHWEPRQMPPPVGYICALKDPDGNVIEISHDQQVFDTVRRLWA
- a CDS encoding IclR family transcriptional regulator, whose translation is MVVTGRPASATDEVTGDGPAIQTVQRAATILRAFTVERPRLTLAELTADLAISRATAHRYARALRAANLLRFDVATATYTLGPQILAMEAAARAALPIVTAAEPYLDRLTRATNLTSVLSVWNGEAPTVVRCMDNTSGDVRLSVRTGSPLDLTRSAQGRVFCAFLPPGENPVVARQLRLSAALREVVAQVRRDGVAVNSPEDFGVRVIAAPVFERTQVVAALAVLGTSVALGGAAETAAADTLRRLSGELSEALGAIAG